In Eubalaena glacialis isolate mEubGla1 chromosome 2, mEubGla1.1.hap2.+ XY, whole genome shotgun sequence, a single genomic region encodes these proteins:
- the C2H15orf48 gene encoding normal mucosa of esophagus-specific gene 1 protein, with translation MSFFQLLMKRKELIPLVLFTTVAATGALSFALYSLRKPDVIIDRKRNPEPWETVDPTAPRKLITINQEWKPIEELQKVRKATR, from the exons ATGAGCTTTTTCCAACTCctgatgaaaagaaaggaa CTTATTCCTTTGGTGCTTTTCACGACCGTGGCAGCGACTGGAGCTTTGTCTTTTGCTCTGTATTCCCTTCGAAAACCCGATGTGAT cattgaTCGAAAAAGAAATCCAGAACCTTGGGAGACTGTGGATCCTACTGCACCTAGAAAG cttataacAATCAACCAAGAATGGAAACCTATTGAAGAGTTGCAGAAGGTCCGAAAGGCAACCAGGTGA